One genomic region from Haloprofundus salinisoli encodes:
- a CDS encoding ATP-binding protein, whose protein sequence is MYCPEPQPFERAVGATARMTRPWTALAKLLRRSIAAKYVLILVAVAAVIGSFGGYAYVYTGEELADETESKLTSTAELEADRLDEWLTGKIIAMDAIADSAAFQGDDRGQINQRLYEIAERDPDVAAIYYVDTGTGDVITSTGDARVVSAESVLTRSGQSRIATLDGHLRDEVTLSEPFRPFEGSAPIVLIRTGVPNRESRAIVAAFNLDDLSESQAHQLTESYATVVNTSGTVIMAENGSRILRADSIDRARFENDSGFVHAENDEGEAIAVGYAAMETQDWVVTTRMKQQDAYALQSTVTRQFLWLLAVVLAGAGLVGLTIGRDVVVSIRDLAQSSRALREGDLDTEVDTARVDELGELYHAFDEMRVSLKAEIDHARASRRSAIEAREAAERARAESERLRLHLERTAERYGEVMAQCADGDLERRVDVESESRAMVTVGESFNEMMDDVQAANERMEAFATVLSHDLRNPLTVALGRAEMLGEESDSPHVEPLERSLERMRDIIADALVLARDSNVEEVCRLDLDSQARRAWAQVETGAATLAVDADRDVDADPNLLAHVFENLFRNAVEHGGPEVTVRVCDTQNGFAIEDDGPGIPPAERDAVFETGYTTNRGGGGTGFGLTIVERIVDAHGWGVSVGQSETGGARFEFDTESGPCSDVVGANGESGAR, encoded by the coding sequence GTGTACTGTCCCGAACCGCAGCCGTTCGAGCGAGCGGTCGGAGCGACTGCGCGGATGACCCGCCCGTGGACGGCCCTCGCGAAGCTTCTCCGCCGGAGCATCGCCGCGAAGTACGTCCTCATTCTCGTCGCCGTCGCCGCCGTCATCGGCTCCTTCGGCGGCTACGCCTACGTCTACACGGGCGAGGAACTGGCCGACGAGACCGAGAGCAAGCTCACCTCGACGGCCGAACTGGAAGCCGACCGCCTCGACGAGTGGCTCACCGGCAAAATCATCGCGATGGACGCGATAGCCGACTCGGCCGCCTTCCAGGGCGACGACCGCGGGCAGATAAACCAGCGCCTGTACGAAATCGCCGAGCGCGATCCCGACGTCGCCGCCATCTACTACGTCGACACCGGGACGGGCGACGTCATCACAAGCACCGGCGACGCGCGGGTGGTCTCCGCAGAGAGCGTCCTCACGCGGTCGGGACAGAGCCGCATCGCGACGCTCGACGGCCATCTCAGAGACGAAGTGACGCTCTCGGAGCCGTTCCGGCCGTTCGAGGGATCGGCTCCCATCGTTCTCATCCGGACCGGCGTGCCGAACCGGGAGTCGCGCGCCATCGTCGCCGCGTTCAACCTCGACGACCTCTCGGAGTCGCAGGCGCACCAGCTCACAGAGTCGTATGCGACGGTCGTCAACACGAGCGGTACCGTCATCATGGCCGAAAACGGGAGTCGGATTCTCCGGGCGGACTCCATCGACCGCGCCCGCTTCGAGAACGACTCGGGCTTCGTACACGCGGAAAACGACGAAGGCGAGGCCATCGCCGTGGGGTACGCGGCGATGGAAACCCAAGACTGGGTGGTGACGACACGGATGAAACAACAGGACGCCTACGCGCTCCAGTCGACCGTCACGAGACAGTTCCTCTGGCTGCTCGCCGTCGTCCTCGCCGGCGCGGGACTGGTCGGTCTCACCATAGGACGCGACGTCGTCGTTTCGATACGCGACCTGGCGCAGTCGAGTCGCGCCCTCAGAGAGGGTGACCTCGACACCGAGGTGGACACGGCCCGCGTCGACGAACTCGGCGAACTCTACCACGCGTTCGACGAGATGCGCGTCTCGCTGAAGGCCGAAATCGACCACGCGCGGGCGTCGCGGCGGAGCGCCATCGAAGCGAGAGAGGCCGCCGAACGGGCACGCGCGGAGTCCGAACGGCTCCGGCTCCACCTCGAACGGACCGCGGAGCGGTACGGGGAGGTGATGGCGCAGTGCGCCGACGGCGACCTCGAACGCCGGGTCGACGTCGAGAGCGAGAGCCGCGCGATGGTGACCGTCGGCGAGTCGTTCAACGAGATGATGGACGACGTACAGGCCGCGAACGAGCGGATGGAAGCGTTCGCGACGGTTCTCTCGCACGACCTGCGGAACCCGCTCACGGTGGCGCTCGGGCGGGCGGAGATGCTGGGCGAGGAGTCCGACTCGCCGCACGTCGAACCGCTGGAGCGTTCGCTCGAACGGATGCGCGACATCATCGCCGACGCGCTCGTGTTGGCCCGCGACAGCAACGTCGAGGAGGTCTGCCGCCTCGACCTCGATTCGCAGGCGAGGCGGGCGTGGGCGCAGGTCGAAACCGGCGCGGCGACGCTGGCCGTCGACGCCGACCGGGACGTCGACGCCGACCCGAACTTGCTCGCACACGTCTTCGAGAACCTCTTCCGAAACGCCGTGGAACACGGCGGCCCCGAGGTGACCGTCCGGGTGTGCGACACGCAGAACGGGTTCGCCATCGAGGACGACGGGCCGGGGATTCCGCCCGCCGAGCGCGACGCGGTGTTCGAGACCGGCTACACGACGAATCGCGGCGGCGGCGGAACCGGGTTCGGCCTCACCATCGTCGAGCGAATCGTCGACGCCCACGGTTGGGGCGTCTCCGTCGGCCAGAGCGAAACCGGCGGAGCGCGCTTCGAGTTCGACACCGAGAGTGGGCCGTGTTCCGACGTCGTGGGCGCGAACGGCGAAAGCGGCGCTCGCTGA
- the cofH gene encoding 7,8-didemethyl-8-hydroxy-5-deazariboflavin synthase subunit CofH produces MRDAPAPDAGRGPTGPTAFDFEHVPETDQSFENALAKARDGERLTVDDGVELLTTGTDSDGIDPVRKELVLEAADRRRAEVVGEDVTFVANLNNNVTTACNTGCLFCNFKNSSHAFEVDSDADHGGFTKTPTESRAVVEDGLEMGIYEVTSVSGLHPAFALDEEHHEILRGYDDAARTVNYKPPERYETDPGTYLEQMAAMSVGGVHLHSMTPEEAYHARRGTDWSYESVYRKLRDAGLDSAPGTAAEILVDEVREVICPGKIDSQGWVDAMEAAISTGLDVTATIMYGHVENEMHRVMHLEEVRDLQDRTGGITEFVPLSFVHQQTPLYERGVVTGGASDDEDELLIAVSRLFLDNVDNVQSSWVKYGDAKGLKLLNCGANDFMGTILSEEITKRAGGEYGEFRSFDDYVEMLSAIGRPPVERSTDYRTRRRVDPDEGPHGPMLGPRADGTPMLDRRERRQ; encoded by the coding sequence ATGCGTGACGCGCCAGCGCCGGACGCCGGGCGCGGTCCGACCGGGCCGACGGCGTTCGATTTCGAACACGTGCCGGAGACCGACCAGTCGTTCGAGAACGCGCTGGCGAAAGCCCGAGACGGAGAGCGGCTCACCGTCGACGACGGCGTCGAACTGCTGACGACCGGCACCGACTCGGACGGCATCGACCCCGTGCGTAAGGAACTCGTGCTGGAGGCCGCCGACCGCCGCCGCGCCGAGGTCGTCGGCGAGGACGTGACGTTCGTCGCCAATCTCAACAACAACGTGACGACGGCGTGTAACACCGGCTGTCTGTTCTGCAACTTCAAGAACAGCTCGCACGCGTTCGAGGTCGACTCCGACGCCGACCACGGCGGGTTCACGAAGACGCCCACGGAATCGAGAGCCGTCGTCGAAGACGGCCTCGAGATGGGCATCTACGAGGTCACCTCCGTCTCCGGCCTCCATCCGGCGTTCGCACTCGACGAGGAGCACCACGAGATCCTCCGCGGCTACGACGACGCCGCGCGGACGGTGAACTACAAACCGCCCGAGCGCTACGAGACGGACCCCGGGACGTACCTCGAACAGATGGCGGCGATGTCGGTCGGCGGCGTCCACCTCCACTCGATGACGCCCGAGGAAGCGTACCACGCCCGCCGCGGCACCGACTGGTCCTACGAGTCAGTGTACAGAAAGCTCCGCGACGCCGGCCTCGACTCCGCGCCCGGAACGGCGGCCGAGATTCTCGTCGACGAGGTGCGCGAGGTCATCTGTCCCGGCAAAATCGACTCGCAGGGGTGGGTCGACGCGATGGAGGCCGCGATTTCGACGGGACTGGACGTGACGGCGACCATCATGTACGGTCACGTCGAGAACGAGATGCACCGCGTCATGCATCTCGAGGAGGTTCGAGATCTGCAGGACCGGACCGGCGGCATCACCGAGTTCGTTCCGCTCTCGTTCGTCCACCAGCAGACGCCGCTGTACGAACGCGGCGTCGTCACCGGCGGAGCCTCCGACGACGAGGACGAACTGCTCATCGCCGTCTCCCGGCTGTTCCTCGACAACGTCGACAACGTCCAGTCCTCGTGGGTGAAGTACGGCGACGCGAAGGGGCTCAAACTGCTCAACTGCGGCGCGAACGACTTCATGGGGACGATTCTCTCCGAGGAGATTACGAAGCGCGCCGGCGGCGAGTACGGCGAGTTCCGTTCGTTCGACGACTACGTCGAGATGCTGTCGGCCATCGGCCGCCCCCCGGTCGAACGGTCGACGGACTACCGGACCCGCCGCCGCGTCGACCCCGACGAGGGGCCGCACGGACCGATGCTCGGCCCCCGAGCCGACGGGACGCCGATGCTGGACCGACGGGAGCGGAGACAGTGA
- a CDS encoding metal-dependent hydrolase, with translation MMSPTHIAIGVVIAAPVTVFAPELAPLVALAAMAGGVFPDLDLFVGVHRKTLHFPVYYWGVVIPAAVLAVAAPSPVTIAAFFFFLSAAVHSVADWFCGGNELRPWEKTSEHAVFVHPLGRWLRPKRLVRWDGSPEDLLLTLLFSLPGLVLFEGPVRVLTAAVLVVAVVYAAVRKRVPDLAPWLAE, from the coding sequence ATGATGAGTCCGACTCACATCGCAATCGGCGTCGTCATCGCCGCCCCGGTCACCGTTTTCGCGCCGGAGCTCGCGCCGCTCGTCGCCCTCGCGGCGATGGCCGGCGGCGTCTTTCCGGATCTCGACCTGTTCGTCGGCGTTCACCGCAAGACGCTGCACTTTCCGGTCTACTACTGGGGCGTCGTGATTCCGGCGGCCGTGCTCGCCGTCGCCGCCCCGTCGCCGGTGACGATCGCCGCCTTCTTCTTCTTTCTCTCGGCGGCGGTCCACTCCGTCGCCGACTGGTTCTGCGGCGGCAACGAACTCCGGCCGTGGGAGAAGACCTCCGAACACGCGGTGTTCGTCCACCCGCTCGGCCGGTGGCTCCGCCCGAAGCGGCTCGTCCGCTGGGACGGATCGCCGGAGGACCTCCTGTTGACGCTTCTCTTCTCGCTTCCGGGTCTCGTTCTCTTCGAAGGCCCGGTTCGAGTGCTCACCGCGGCGGTACTCGTCGTCGCCGTCGTCTACGCAGCCGTCAGAAAGCGGGTACCAGACCTCGCACCGTGGTTGGCCGAGTAA
- a CDS encoding mechanosensitive ion channel family protein: MSLQTVASVALQTISIEGLTLGGLIQQYLIPVVLFVVGVAVTLALGRLVLVPLVDRVLRQQGHDETVRSLSDSIMAAVVWVLALAVGLMLAGFGTAIAALGVFGGALALAVGFAAQDLLGNFVAGIFILKDKPFEVGDWIEVGDITGRVEDIDLRVTRIRTFDNERITVPNGELANNPLKNPVAYDRLRQQFVFGIGYEDDIEHAKEAILDEVGAVPEVLYDPAPDVRVNELADSYVGLNTRFWVDNPNRSDFVRVQSDVVQNVKERLDAEGIDMPYPYRQLTGSVDVDGSVTTQDAQTPADD, translated from the coding sequence ATGTCGCTTCAGACTGTCGCCTCGGTTGCCTTGCAGACGATATCGATAGAAGGACTCACGCTCGGTGGACTCATCCAACAGTACCTCATCCCAGTTGTGCTGTTCGTCGTTGGGGTAGCCGTGACGCTCGCACTGGGCCGACTCGTGCTCGTTCCGCTCGTCGACCGGGTACTCAGACAACAAGGCCACGACGAGACGGTTCGCAGCCTCTCCGACAGCATCATGGCGGCGGTCGTCTGGGTGCTCGCGCTCGCCGTCGGTCTCATGCTGGCCGGGTTCGGCACCGCCATCGCCGCGCTCGGCGTGTTCGGCGGGGCGCTCGCACTCGCCGTCGGGTTCGCCGCCCAGGACCTGCTCGGCAACTTCGTCGCCGGAATCTTCATCCTCAAGGACAAGCCGTTCGAGGTCGGCGACTGGATCGAAGTGGGCGACATCACGGGCCGCGTCGAGGATATCGACCTCAGGGTCACCCGCATCAGGACGTTCGACAACGAGCGCATCACCGTACCGAACGGCGAACTCGCCAACAACCCGCTGAAGAACCCGGTCGCCTACGACCGTCTCCGGCAGCAGTTCGTCTTCGGTATCGGTTACGAGGACGACATCGAACACGCCAAGGAAGCGATTCTCGACGAGGTCGGAGCGGTTCCCGAGGTGCTCTACGACCCCGCACCCGACGTCCGCGTGAACGAACTAGCGGACTCCTACGTCGGACTCAACACGCGCTTTTGGGTCGACAACCCGAACCGCTCGGACTTCGTCCGCGTCCAGTCCGACGTCGTCCAGAACGTCAAAGAGCGCCTCGACGCCGAGGGAATCGACATGCCGTACCCGTACCGCCAACTCACCGGCAGCGTCGACGTTGACGGCAGCGTAACGACGCAGGACGCACAGACACCCGCCGACGACTGA
- the cofG gene encoding 7,8-didemethyl-8-hydroxy-5-deazariboflavin synthase subunit CofG, with product MFPAADEYDVAIAVDDAEVERLLSVTPDDVEAAPTLTYARNVFLPLTTACRYTCTYCTYYDVPGQATLMSPEEIRETLRTGADAGCTEALFTFGDKPDARYEAIHDQLDEWGYDSVLDYLYRACEIALEEGLLPHSNPGDLTESEFERLREVNASMGVMLETTADVAAHSGSRRKTPGQRLNTIRAAGRAGVPFTTGLLVGIGETWRDRAESLLAIRELHERHGHVQEVIVQNVVPNERSDFETPSVETMRRVVSMARVALPEEVSVQIPPNLSPARELLDCGVDDLGGVSPVTDDYINPDYEWPALRELRDIADDGGVPLRERLPVYDRFLPSTLGERSVGDESEQSDSTGTEWLSPRILNAMRADDDAGRRYRALRSQ from the coding sequence GTGTTTCCCGCGGCCGACGAGTACGACGTGGCTATCGCCGTCGACGACGCCGAGGTAGAGCGCCTGCTGTCGGTGACACCCGACGACGTCGAGGCCGCCCCGACGCTCACCTACGCGCGGAACGTCTTTCTCCCGTTGACGACGGCCTGCCGCTACACCTGCACCTACTGCACCTACTACGACGTCCCGGGGCAGGCGACGCTCATGTCGCCCGAGGAGATCCGGGAGACGCTCCGGACGGGTGCCGACGCCGGGTGTACGGAGGCGCTGTTCACGTTCGGCGACAAACCGGACGCGCGCTACGAGGCGATTCACGACCAGCTCGACGAGTGGGGGTACGACTCGGTTCTCGACTACCTCTACCGCGCCTGCGAAATCGCACTCGAAGAAGGCTTGCTGCCGCACTCGAACCCCGGCGACCTCACCGAGTCGGAGTTCGAACGACTGCGCGAGGTCAACGCCTCGATGGGCGTGATGCTGGAGACGACCGCCGACGTGGCCGCGCACTCGGGAAGCCGGCGGAAGACGCCCGGGCAGCGCCTCAACACGATTCGCGCCGCCGGTCGCGCGGGCGTCCCGTTCACCACCGGACTGCTCGTCGGTATCGGCGAGACGTGGCGCGACCGCGCCGAGAGCCTGCTCGCTATCCGCGAGCTCCACGAGCGTCACGGCCACGTCCAGGAGGTCATCGTCCAGAACGTCGTCCCGAACGAGCGCTCCGACTTCGAGACGCCGAGCGTCGAGACGATGCGCCGCGTCGTCTCGATGGCGCGCGTGGCACTCCCCGAAGAGGTGTCGGTGCAGATTCCGCCGAACCTCTCGCCCGCCCGCGAGCTGCTCGACTGCGGCGTCGACGACCTCGGCGGGGTATCGCCGGTGACTGACGACTACATCAATCCCGACTACGAGTGGCCGGCGCTCCGCGAACTCCGCGACATCGCCGACGACGGCGGCGTCCCGCTGCGGGAGCGGCTGCCCGTCTACGACCGGTTCCTCCCCTCGACGCTCGGCGAGCGAAGCGTCGGCGACGAATCAGAGCAGTCTGACTCGACGGGAACCGAGTGGCTCTCGCCTCGTATCCTGAATGCGATGCGCGCAGACGACGACGCCGGGCGGCGGTACCGAGCGCTCCGTTCGCAGTAA
- the cofC gene encoding 2-phospho-L-lactate guanylyltransferase: MTVLVPYAAARPKTRLADALDPVERESFSRAMLADVVDAVVHAGGEPTVVATEPVELDAEAAVVVDDRPLSKAVNDRLAETGEPTAVVMSDLALVTPRLLSRFLDASGDVVVAPGRGGGTNALVVRHPAFRVDYHGTSYLDHLEIAREVGASVREFDSMRLSADIDEPEDLVEVLLHTDGRAREWLLDAGFEVETRDGRVGARREG; this comes from the coding sequence ATGACCGTTCTCGTTCCCTACGCAGCAGCGCGTCCGAAGACGCGCCTCGCCGACGCGCTCGATCCGGTCGAGCGAGAGTCGTTCTCGCGGGCGATGCTCGCGGACGTCGTCGACGCCGTCGTCCACGCCGGCGGTGAACCGACGGTCGTGGCGACCGAACCGGTCGAACTCGACGCCGAGGCGGCCGTCGTCGTCGACGACCGGCCGCTCTCGAAGGCGGTCAACGACCGCCTCGCCGAAACTGGTGAGCCCACGGCCGTCGTCATGAGCGACCTCGCCCTCGTCACGCCGCGTTTGCTCTCGCGATTCCTCGACGCGAGCGGCGACGTCGTCGTCGCGCCCGGACGCGGCGGCGGGACGAACGCGCTCGTCGTCCGCCACCCCGCGTTCCGCGTCGACTACCACGGGACGTCCTATCTCGACCACCTCGAAATCGCCCGCGAGGTCGGTGCGAGCGTCCGCGAGTTCGACTCGATGCGGTTGTCGGCCGATATCGACGAACCCGAGGACCTCGTCGAAGTGTTACTTCACACCGACGGCCGGGCGCGCGAGTGGCTCCTCGACGCGGGGTTCGAAGTAGAGACGCGCGACGGCCGCGTCGGCGCTCGGCGCGAGGGTTGA
- a CDS encoding tubulin/FtsZ family protein yields MKLAMIGFGQAGGKIVDKFVEYDERHGSNIVRAAVAVNSAKADLMGLTNIPQEQRVLIGQSRVKGHGVGADNELGAEVAEEDIDEVQGAIDGIPVHEVDAFLVVSGLGGGTGSGGAPVLAKHLKRIYTEPVYGLGILPGSDEGGIYTLNAARSFQTFVREVDNLLVFDNDAWRKTGESVQGGYDEINDEIVRRFGILFGAGEVQAGQEVAESVVDSSEIINTLSGGGVSTVGYASESVEEEQSGGLLSRLTGNGGGDDTLDTAHTTNRITSLVRKAALGRLTLPCEIEGTERALLVMAGPPRHLNRKGIERGRKWLEEQTGSMEVRGGDYPVTGSGFVASVILLSGVTNVPRIKELQQVAIEAQDNIDEINRESDTNLQNLVNDDEDELESLF; encoded by the coding sequence ATGAAATTGGCAATGATCGGCTTCGGGCAAGCCGGTGGGAAAATCGTCGACAAGTTCGTCGAGTACGACGAGCGACACGGCAGCAACATCGTCCGGGCAGCGGTCGCGGTCAACTCCGCGAAGGCGGACCTGATGGGTCTGACGAACATCCCGCAGGAACAGCGCGTGCTCATCGGACAGTCGCGCGTCAAGGGTCACGGCGTCGGCGCGGACAACGAACTCGGCGCGGAAGTCGCCGAGGAGGACATCGACGAGGTACAGGGCGCTATCGACGGGATTCCGGTCCACGAGGTGGACGCGTTCCTCGTCGTCTCGGGTCTCGGCGGCGGTACCGGCAGCGGTGGCGCGCCGGTGCTCGCGAAGCATCTCAAGCGCATCTACACCGAACCCGTCTACGGTCTCGGCATCCTCCCGGGCAGCGACGAGGGTGGTATCTACACGCTCAACGCCGCCCGCTCGTTCCAGACGTTCGTTCGCGAAGTCGACAACCTGCTCGTCTTCGACAACGACGCCTGGCGGAAAACCGGTGAGTCCGTACAGGGCGGCTACGACGAGATCAACGACGAGATCGTCCGCCGCTTCGGCATCCTCTTCGGCGCGGGCGAGGTTCAGGCGGGTCAGGAAGTCGCAGAGAGCGTCGTCGACTCCTCCGAGATCATCAACACGCTCTCGGGCGGTGGGGTCTCCACGGTCGGCTACGCCTCCGAATCCGTCGAGGAAGAGCAGTCCGGCGGACTCCTCTCACGGCTGACCGGTAACGGCGGCGGTGACGACACGCTCGACACCGCGCATACGACGAACCGTATCACGAGCCTCGTTCGCAAGGCGGCGCTCGGACGACTGACGCTCCCCTGTGAGATCGAGGGAACCGAACGTGCACTCCTCGTGATGGCCGGTCCACCGCGGCACCTCAACCGGAAAGGAATAGAGCGCGGCCGCAAGTGGCTCGAGGAGCAGACCGGTAGCATGGAGGTCCGCGGCGGCGACTATCCCGTCACCGGAAGCGGCTTCGTCGCCAGCGTCATCCTGCTGTCGGGCGTGACGAACGTCCCCCGAATCAAGGAACTCCAGCAGGTCGCCATCGAGGCGCAGGACAACATCGACGAGATAAACCGCGAGAGCGACACCAACCTCCAGAACCTGGTCAACGATGACGAGGACGAACTTGAATCGCTCTTCTAA
- a CDS encoding complex I NDUFA9 subunit family protein, which produces MNVLVVGGTGFVGTHLAAELLDRGHEVTVLSRSPEDEDLPPGVETARGDVTAYDSLQGAFEGKDVVINLVALSPLFKPSGGNEKHFEVHLGGTENVVKAAEAHGVPKLVQMSAIHADPNGPTAYLRAKGEAEQVVRDSGLDWVMLRPTVVFGDGGEFIPFTKTVALPYVTPLPGGGETQFQPIWIGDMASVLADAVENDEHVGHTYQIGGPETLTLAEIAKQVHGASGRSVNVVPIPMAFAGIGLTVGGKIPGFPMGADQYRGLQVDLSTSDNDVGAFGTRDRNLKTLGAYLRDSSR; this is translated from the coding sequence ATGAACGTGCTCGTCGTCGGCGGAACTGGATTCGTCGGAACGCACCTCGCGGCGGAACTGCTCGACCGCGGCCACGAGGTGACGGTGCTGTCGAGGAGTCCCGAAGACGAGGACCTGCCGCCGGGGGTCGAAACCGCCCGCGGCGACGTGACCGCCTACGACTCCCTGCAGGGAGCATTCGAGGGGAAAGATGTCGTCATCAACCTCGTCGCGCTGTCGCCGCTTTTCAAACCCAGCGGTGGCAACGAGAAACACTTCGAGGTCCACCTCGGCGGTACCGAGAACGTCGTGAAAGCCGCCGAGGCGCACGGCGTTCCGAAACTCGTCCAGATGAGCGCGATACACGCGGACCCGAACGGACCGACGGCGTACCTCCGAGCGAAGGGAGAGGCCGAACAGGTGGTCAGGGATTCGGGTCTCGACTGGGTGATGCTCCGTCCGACGGTGGTTTTCGGTGACGGTGGCGAGTTCATCCCGTTCACCAAGACCGTCGCGCTTCCGTACGTGACGCCGCTTCCGGGCGGCGGGGAGACCCAGTTCCAGCCGATCTGGATCGGCGACATGGCTTCCGTGCTCGCCGACGCCGTCGAGAACGACGAACACGTCGGCCACACCTACCAGATCGGCGGTCCGGAGACCCTGACGCTCGCGGAGATAGCGAAGCAAGTCCACGGAGCCTCCGGGCGGTCGGTGAACGTCGTCCCCATCCCCATGGCATTCGCTGGCATCGGGCTGACCGTCGGCGGCAAGATACCGGGTTTTCCGATGGGCGCAGACCAATACCGGGGGCTGCAGGTCGACCTCTCGACGAGCGACAACGACGTCGGTGCGTTCGGCACACGTGACAGAAATCTGAAAACGCTCGGCGCCTATCTCCGCGATTCGTCGCGGTAA
- the tmk gene encoding dTMP kinase, protein MLITLEGLDGSGKTTVWEALHDSHPDAVFTREPTNSWYGDAVNRAIRDDDADPLASLFLFTADHADHLSRVIRPALADGELVVSDRYSDSRYAYQAVELQQSEINRPLEYIRGIHAAFTRPPDATIYFDVDPETAAARSGATNKFEQVEYLASVRANYERLLDAERHRFVRVDATKSPEEVIDRVEDAVDRLVAAHDD, encoded by the coding sequence ATGCTCATCACGCTGGAGGGGCTCGACGGCAGCGGGAAGACGACGGTGTGGGAGGCGTTACACGACTCCCACCCCGACGCCGTCTTCACCCGCGAACCGACGAACTCGTGGTACGGCGACGCGGTCAACCGCGCCATCCGCGACGACGACGCCGACCCGCTGGCCTCGCTGTTTCTCTTTACGGCGGACCACGCCGACCACCTCTCGCGGGTGATTCGACCCGCGCTGGCCGACGGCGAACTCGTCGTCTCCGACCGCTACTCGGACTCCCGCTACGCCTATCAGGCGGTCGAACTCCAGCAGTCCGAGATAAACCGCCCGCTGGAGTATATTCGCGGCATCCACGCCGCCTTCACCCGCCCACCGGACGCGACCATCTACTTCGACGTCGACCCGGAGACGGCGGCGGCGCGAAGCGGCGCGACCAACAAGTTCGAACAAGTCGAATATCTCGCCTCGGTCCGCGCGAACTACGAGCGACTCCTCGACGCCGAACGGCACCGATTCGTCCGCGTCGACGCGACGAAATCGCCCGAGGAAGTCATCGACCGGGTCGAAGACGCCGTCGACAGACTCGTCGCCGCCCACGACGACTGA
- a CDS encoding DUF7537 family lipoprotein: protein MPSKLAPLAVVALLLLSGCGGFLGESTPTPSSGKQTEEPAKWLAPGLTSDGVTDAEALASTHRRSVESQSRTAIRTQTFSAENETVVANTTTVIRMNGGRGPQFVETRSHGPTNVTHAPKRSMVWYNPKTSEFAGSSESKDRAVHYTYHPERDIVLVVNGTYSDRLYSLFTLINTSVDPETVSNSVHRLEGSKRQLRFESEQLRNVTFTARVDYTGVVRSYELRYETERDGMPVQVTERVRITNLGTTEVERPEWVETAKNQEGQSTSADELPADPKNRSAANSTTS, encoded by the coding sequence ATGCCCTCCAAACTCGCTCCGCTCGCGGTCGTCGCGCTCCTCCTGCTGTCGGGTTGCGGCGGTTTCCTCGGTGAGTCGACGCCGACCCCGTCGAGCGGGAAGCAGACAGAAGAGCCTGCAAAGTGGCTCGCGCCCGGACTGACGAGCGACGGCGTCACCGACGCGGAGGCGCTCGCGTCGACGCACCGTCGGTCAGTGGAGTCGCAGTCGCGGACAGCGATTCGGACCCAGACGTTCAGCGCAGAGAACGAAACCGTCGTCGCCAATACGACCACTGTCATACGCATGAATGGGGGGCGTGGTCCACAATTCGTCGAAACACGGTCGCACGGCCCGACAAACGTGACGCACGCTCCGAAACGGAGCATGGTCTGGTACAATCCGAAGACCTCCGAATTCGCCGGGTCCAGCGAATCGAAAGATAGGGCCGTTCACTATACCTATCATCCGGAACGTGACATAGTACTCGTGGTCAACGGCACGTATTCGGACCGACTCTACAGCCTGTTCACACTCATAAATACCAGTGTCGACCCTGAGACAGTCAGCAATTCGGTTCACCGTCTCGAAGGTTCGAAACGGCAACTGCGGTTCGAGAGCGAACAGCTCCGAAACGTCACGTTCACGGCCCGAGTCGACTACACAGGAGTCGTCCGTTCCTACGAACTACGGTACGAGACGGAGCGAGACGGGATGCCAGTGCAAGTAACCGAACGGGTGCGTATCACGAACCTCGGGACGACCGAAGTCGAACGCCCTGAGTGGGTCGAGACGGCGAAGAACCAAGAAGGGCAATCGACCAGCGCCGACGAGTTACCGGCCGACCCCAAGAACAGGTCGGCGGCGAACTCCACCACTTCGTAA